In Desulfopila inferna, the following are encoded in one genomic region:
- a CDS encoding proline--tRNA ligase: protein MRYSQSLLPTLKENPAEAEVVSHRLMLRAGFMRKLTSGIYTYLPYGLAAIRKVEEIVREEMNRAGAQELLMPMVQPADLWQESGRYEKYGPELLRFKDRHERESCLGPTHEEVITDIIRRDVHSYRDLPLNLYQIQTKFRDEVRPRFGLMRGREFIMKDAYSFDMNDQMAEISYRKMHDAYNRIFKRCGLDFRAVEADSGAIGGSFSHEFMVLAETGEDTIVICEKCEYAANMEKARVAAPQLDNSIELSAMEKVETPGKRKVEAVCKFMDIVPEQLVKTMVYLADGEPVGVLLRGDHEVEEVKLKNLLKATDIVMAEDKEVFDATGVSSGYLGPVGGSIRLVADQQVEAMRNFVTGANEKNFHLKNVNMHRDFEVESIADLRQVTTEDLCPLCSGKLELTEGIEVGHIFKLGDSYSVALGAVFQDNEGQEKPFVMGCYGIGVSRVVAAAIEQNHDANGIIFPVPLAPYKAIILNLDLKDNEITAASEKIYQDLLDQGIETLLDDRDERPGAKFKDADLLGIPYRVTVGKSYAQKGVIEIRRRCDGVTEEIVVADVVPYIVKGVAEATL from the coding sequence ATGCGATATTCACAATCATTACTTCCCACTCTTAAGGAAAACCCTGCAGAAGCCGAGGTTGTCAGCCACAGACTGATGTTGCGCGCCGGGTTTATGCGAAAACTTACCTCGGGCATCTATACTTACTTGCCCTATGGTCTTGCCGCGATACGCAAGGTTGAAGAAATCGTCAGAGAAGAGATGAACAGGGCAGGAGCACAGGAACTGTTGATGCCGATGGTGCAGCCTGCCGATCTCTGGCAGGAGTCCGGTAGGTATGAAAAATATGGACCGGAGTTGCTGCGCTTTAAAGACCGCCACGAACGGGAGTCCTGTCTGGGCCCGACCCATGAAGAAGTGATTACCGATATCATCCGCCGCGATGTGCATTCCTACAGGGATCTGCCCCTCAATCTCTACCAGATTCAGACAAAATTCCGTGATGAGGTTCGTCCGCGCTTCGGCTTGATGCGGGGCAGAGAGTTTATCATGAAGGATGCCTATTCTTTCGATATGAATGATCAGATGGCCGAGATTTCATATAGAAAGATGCACGACGCCTACAACCGAATATTCAAGCGCTGTGGCTTGGATTTTCGTGCCGTGGAAGCCGATTCCGGAGCTATCGGCGGCAGTTTCTCTCATGAATTCATGGTCCTTGCCGAAACCGGCGAAGATACTATTGTAATATGTGAAAAATGTGAGTATGCCGCGAATATGGAAAAAGCTCGGGTTGCCGCACCCCAGCTGGATAACTCCATTGAACTGTCGGCCATGGAAAAAGTGGAAACACCCGGAAAGCGCAAGGTTGAGGCGGTCTGCAAGTTCATGGATATCGTCCCGGAGCAACTGGTCAAGACCATGGTTTATCTGGCAGATGGAGAGCCTGTTGGAGTCCTGCTGCGCGGTGATCATGAAGTGGAAGAGGTAAAACTCAAAAACCTGCTCAAGGCCACGGATATCGTTATGGCTGAAGACAAGGAAGTCTTCGATGCCACAGGTGTTTCCAGTGGATATCTCGGCCCTGTAGGCGGCTCGATCCGGTTGGTTGCCGATCAGCAGGTGGAGGCCATGCGAAATTTCGTCACCGGCGCCAATGAAAAGAATTTTCATTTGAAAAACGTCAATATGCACCGCGATTTCGAAGTTGAATCCATAGCTGATTTGCGCCAGGTAACAACTGAAGACCTCTGTCCTTTATGTAGCGGAAAACTTGAGCTTACCGAAGGTATTGAAGTAGGCCATATTTTCAAGCTGGGGGATTCGTATTCGGTGGCTTTGGGTGCTGTTTTTCAAGACAATGAAGGCCAGGAAAAGCCTTTTGTGATGGGGTGTTATGGTATCGGAGTGAGCAGGGTAGTTGCCGCAGCCATTGAACAGAATCATGATGCAAACGGTATTATTTTCCCTGTGCCTCTGGCCCCCTATAAAGCGATTATTCTCAACCTGGATCTCAAGGATAACGAGATTACAGCAGCTTCGGAAAAGATTTATCAGGATCTCCTGGATCAGGGGATTGAAACACTCCTTGATGATCGCGACGAAAGGCCCGGAGCGAAATTTAAGGACGCCGATCTTCTCGGCATTCCCTATAGAGT
- the ispG gene encoding flavodoxin-dependent (E)-4-hydroxy-3-methylbut-2-enyl-diphosphate synthase — protein sequence MIVRRKTRQITVGDVKVGGDAPISVQSMASTDTRDIEATVAQIAGLERAGCELIRVAVPDMEAALSLRSIRERISIPLIADIHFDSRLAVASMENGAQAIRINPGNLGGESKLARVVDAAKMHGLPIRVGVNSGSIEKDLLGTYGYPTPENPRSLIESALRNIQLLEKQGFHEIKISIKSSDTLTTIHGYRELAARTDYPLHIGVTEAGGLIGGCVKSSVALGILLFEGIGDTFRISLTRPPLEEVRVGYELLRSLQIRQRGPELISCPTCGRTPIDIFSLAEKVEEYVQTMKAPLKVAVMGCAVNGPGEAREADIGVAGGKGVGIIFKKGKLYKKVAEADLLEVFMTELKKMEDQYGREKQ from the coding sequence ATGATCGTTCGCAGAAAAACCAGACAGATTACAGTAGGTGATGTCAAGGTGGGCGGAGATGCTCCTATAAGCGTCCAATCCATGGCCAGCACCGATACGCGGGACATTGAGGCTACTGTTGCTCAGATTGCCGGATTGGAACGAGCCGGTTGTGAGCTTATTCGTGTAGCTGTTCCCGACATGGAGGCAGCCCTGTCTTTGCGCTCTATTCGCGAACGCATTTCCATTCCGCTGATTGCCGATATCCATTTTGACTCCCGCCTGGCGGTGGCCTCAATGGAAAATGGTGCTCAGGCAATACGCATCAATCCCGGCAATCTCGGAGGAGAAAGCAAACTTGCCCGTGTTGTCGATGCTGCCAAGATGCACGGCCTGCCCATCAGGGTTGGCGTGAACAGCGGTTCCATTGAAAAAGATCTTCTCGGCACGTATGGCTATCCTACCCCGGAGAATCCAAGATCGCTTATTGAAAGTGCTCTGCGGAATATACAATTACTGGAGAAGCAGGGCTTCCACGAAATAAAAATTTCGATCAAGTCCTCAGATACACTGACAACAATTCACGGCTACAGAGAACTGGCTGCACGGACGGACTATCCTCTACATATAGGGGTGACGGAGGCAGGTGGGCTGATCGGCGGTTGTGTCAAGTCCAGTGTCGCTCTCGGAATTTTGCTCTTCGAGGGCATCGGCGATACCTTCAGGATATCGCTGACACGACCACCGTTGGAAGAGGTTCGTGTTGGCTATGAACTCTTGCGCTCCCTGCAGATCCGCCAACGCGGGCCCGAGTTGATCTCGTGCCCCACCTGCGGCAGGACGCCTATCGATATATTCTCTCTGGCGGAAAAGGTTGAAGAATATGTGCAGACCATGAAAGCCCCCTTGAAGGTCGCAGTAATGGGATGTGCCGTCAATGGCCCCGGAGAGGCCAGGGAGGCCGATATCGGAGTCGCTGGCGGTAAAGGCGTCGGCATTATATTCAAGAAAGGAAAGCTCTACAAAAAGGTCGCCGAAGCCGATCTGTTGGAGGTTTTCATGACTGAGCTGAAAAAGATGGAAGATCAGTACGGACGGGAGAAGCAATGA